The following nucleotide sequence is from Geotrypetes seraphini chromosome 10, aGeoSer1.1, whole genome shotgun sequence.
GCGTAAGGTGCGCGCACACGGCCTGTTATAGGTATTTACGTATGTCCCTTTTAACTATAAACATTCCCATGTCACGCCAGACACTGATGCTGCAGATTGCAAAGAGCGAGCTggacagagaggaggaagagagagcccAGGAGAAGGAGCGCTTCCTGGCAGAGAACTGCGAAAGACTGAAGATGTCCGGAGTGTCTCTCTCCGAGCTGCAGGTAGGAACTGGCGGGAAATGCCCTGATCCGGGGATATGATGTTCTGTTCTGTtgatcaggttttctattccgcctttacccattcagttcaaggttggattacctCACAAGAGGTTACCcaagaagttacaatggacagattgatGCAGACATTctatagagttgctagtacaggtagatcagtacagttaggTCACAGGTATAAATATGTGGTTACAAGTTTAAGTAGGTCATCTTTGGCTCATCATTTTGTCCCAGGAATTGCATTTGACAGTTTAAAAATGGGCTTTTTCAACTACCATTTCAGTTGTTTCCAGGTTGGCTCCctatcttggtacagaaatgcttttaaaaggttTCTGAATCTGAGGTAGTGGTCACAAGCCCAGCCAATCAGTTTTGAGagcccactatatataaagactaaggttatcaaacatccagatttacccagacatctCCTCTTTTTAAAGGCCTGTctgaacagcttttcaaaacccagcactttgggttaGGAAAAGCTTAGAGCTCGAAGctgcatcgggagggcatctgcacgcatgtgggtgacatcatcgcatcacacctgcgcatgctcggaggccctccaaatgTGGCTCCGAGCTCGAGAAGAGATTCGgagggggatggggctggatcAGATTGGGGCATGAGTCGGGCAGAACAgggtaggcctgggggtgggggcacatgtctggattttacaggactaaaatatgataaccctaacaAAGACagactgcagacctcacagcttaccctgaagaaagccacagcatgatggccgaAACGTTGATTGCACTTACTTAGTTGCAGCATCAATTGTGAGGCCAGCTGTGGAAGCCTAAAAGAACAGAAATTAAAATTAGGGAATGATGGAGTAAAAGTGAAAGCATGCAGTTGCGTCTCCTGGTATCTGCTTGTACCGAGCTTCTCCTCCTCATCCTCTTCTAGGAACTCTGCAGGCAGCTGCATTCCCAAATAGACATCGTGGATGAGGCACGATATGACATGGAGACGAAAGTAAACAAAAGTATCATTGAGGTACGTTCGTCTGCTATGTGCCAAGGGATTGGAACATAGGTGAGAGGCATCCGAGGCGgtggcccccccacccccacctgctCCTGCCgtatgcaccccttcccccgtacctctttaatgctgctcacgccaggaacatcaccaacttgctgcctattttggctctccctctgacatcacttcctaggttcgggtccaggaagtgacgtcagaggaagagctgaccctggtgtgagcagcaggttggggttgctgctcgcacctggAATGTAAAAAAgatacaggggggagggaaggggcatacGGTATTAGCTACCTTTCTTGATATGTCATCCTTAAATATTCTAATTCACTCACTGGTAATATCAAaatttggactactgcaattcattatacaAGGGAATTACATTAAAAGAACTAAGGCGACTGCACATAATTCAGAACAAAGTGATAAAAATCATCACTAaaactaaaaaatttgatcatgtaactccttcaaaaagctgattggctgcccataacatacagaattacttacaaaatagccTTAATAACCTTCAGAATTCTaacagagctcaactattcttaGAAAGATAGGTTATTCCACACACTCTATTAACATCCTTAAGATCAGATAATAAAAACCTATTTTCTGTTCTATCCTTAAGAGTTATTAACGCACGATGAGACACAATCTTTATGGTCACGGCTCCCCAGATCTGGAACTCGCTGCTGGCACAGCATAGGGAAGAAAAAACCCTTAATGAATTTAAAGAAATGCTAAAATGTTTTTTGTATGCAGATgcatttgatttttaaacttatacGAGGCCTCTTTTACTaggaagaatttttaaaaaactccccaccttatgtttttttcctttctttgttcttcatttctttaatttattgtagttctcctcACTTACCCTTTGCATATATTAGTCTCTGTATTCGTCTTTAAGTGTTTTTTGCTCCCCTGATTTTTAtctaaattgtacatcgctttgaaattcgATATTGCGATTTAATCAAATTCTGAAGAAACCTTGAAACTTAAAATTTGAAAACTattagggggagcagggaaggagtgggggggctgagaggaggatgggtgcctggggcggaccatccccctcccccttactattccACTGATGGGAGCTATACTTCCTACTTCCACGTCTACTGAATTAGATCTGTGAGCCAGAGTGCGGACTGAAAGCACCGCAGCAcaaggtggcagtggagatgAGTTGGTGGTGacctccccccagtaggagaggTAACTAAGCGGAGTCATGGAGTCAGATTTCCTGTTTTCCCTGAGTTCTCCTGCAGTAATGTTATATATGAGGTTTGGAAGACACGAGACCCATGAACCAGGGAAGATCACCCAAATTCTGTCATCTGTTAATCTAATGAAATGATTTTTCTtctgaatctcaaagaataatttAGGATATCTGTGGAGGAGGGGCTCGTGTAATCAGAACTGGGAAAACGAATGAGGGGTGTGAATTGCGATCAGTTAGCAACATACAGCAAAGACGgatgcagaaaaaaaatccagatgtAATCGCCTGTACTTAGGAAAGAGAAACAAATagctttccctctctctcccatcataagaacttaagaatagccttatagggtcagaccagtggtccatctagcccagtatgccGTCTTCACGAGGgccaatcaagttttcaagtttaagtttttattaaaatttgataaatcgcctatccaatttctaagcgatgtacaaagcatAAAAGGGTTTTAACAAGCTACATAAAAACTCACAAAGACTTTGGAATGTATctggcagaaccccaaatagtagcaacattccatgctaccactccagggcaagcagaggcttcccccatgtctttctcaatagcagactatagacttttcctccaagaacttgtccaaaccttttttaaagtcagctacattaaccgctcttacaacatcctctggcaacacattccttccttcatccctctaATCTTTCCCCTCCTATATCTGTCCCATCCTTGCTCCATCTCTCtggtccctcttcccccccccttccttcttatatctctcctccatctctctggtccttcttcctccctcccatccttgcTCCATCCCTCAGGTCCCTCTTCCTTCTTACATCTCTCCTCCATTTCTctggtccctcttcccctccccttccttcttacAGCTCTCCTCCACCTTTGtgtcccctcttccttctcctGTTTGTTATTCCTTCCTCTTGCAAAATTCTCGCCTCTTCTCTACCCTATCTGTTTTACAGATTGAGGACTTGAAGCAGAAAATTTTTGACCTACGGGGCAAATTCAAGCGCCCCCAACTGCGGCGTGTCCGGCTGTCCGCCGACGCCATGATGCGGGCCTTGCTTGGCACCAAGCACAAAGTGTCCACGGATCTGAAAGCCAACCTCAAACAAGTCAAAGTGGTGAAAAAAGAGGACGGGGAAAAGGTAAGAGAGGGAAGTGGGTTGAGAGAGTGAACCGTCTGCTCTGCAATGTCCCTCACTCTGTCTATTCTCACTCTCGcttctctttatctctctctccctgtttcTCACTGCCTCCTTCATGTACTagtcccccctcttccctcctgTATTTCTGCAGGCCTTTCCAGGTTCACCGATGGAATTGGTTATTTGGATTTTTGTGTATTTGGATGGGCTGTTGGTGGGGACTCCCCTAGTCCTTTTATCCTGGAACTcctatagattctcttttgcaaggggtgacCAACAATTCAAGCTGTCCTGTCCATCTAGTAAAGGTATTAAAAGAATCAAGACTCTTAGCCAATCTCTGTCTTTTAATTTTACCCAACTCTGGAACGACCTTCCACTTCATTTAAGAAGTTCTggctctctttcttttttccgTAAGCTTTTGAAAACTATTTTGTTTACTAAACAATTTGGAAACTAATCTTTCTGATAACTTTCTATATGCCTTTACTAGCCTAACTTAAtcgtaaaccgagtcgagcttttctggattgaagtctcggtatgcaaaactaagcattagattagattagactttcCTATGTAGGCTATGCAAtgcgagggcataggatgaagttaagaggtgaaaggctcaggagtaatctaaggaaatacttttttacagaaagggtggtagatgcgtggaacagtctcctggaagaggtggtggagacagagactgtgtctgaattcaagaaagcttgggatagacaagtgggatctctcagagagaaagagataatggttactgcggatgggcagactggatgggccatttggcctttatctgccataatgtttctatatgattttatttaaaattgtaaactgcttagattgcattgtaagtttgcggtatatcaaattgaatttgggttaccatatggcaccagaaaaatgaggacagattgagacatccgggttttacttccattgaaagcaatggaagtaaccTGGGATGGGCTCAATACGTCCTCCTTTTAatggagccttatggtaaccctaaattgaATACATCTGTATTTGTCACTGGGATTGCTCAGTGTCACATAGTCTGAGAAGCAAGGAAAGGGAATGTGTGGCCTGCTCCATCTTACTTTCTCTCTTTTACCCAGGATATTCGTGAGGTGGGAGACTGGAGGAAAAACGTTGATGCCCTGAGTGGTATGGAGGGCAGGAAAAAGAAATTTGAGGCCCCAGGCACTGGGCAAGCTTGAGACCCTCAGTACTGGCCCAGTAAGTATCCACTACTACCTGGGGTTAGATAAACCATTCCCCACAGCGCCTGCTGCTGGGAGAGGTTGGGATTGCAAGAGCTGTGCCCTCCCTGACCCCCCTTCTATACCCAGTGCTCCTGCACTATTCCCTACAGTGCCTTCTGCTGGGAGAGGCTGGGACTGGGATTAAAGCTGTTGGATTAACTGCAATATTCTTGATAAAGTTATTAATTcttgttttatgtgtttgttcTTTAGGTTACAAACCTTCCCATCTGCTTGACATTTTGCTTCCTCAGCGAAAACATTCTGCCTAAGTTCAGATCTTGCCTTTTTAAAGCCTTGCACCAGTTTGTGTTGtgtttaaataaatctttaccTATGAAACATATTTCCATACAGAGCTGCTAGCTTCTGGCTTGAATGAGGGAGAGTGAGAGATAGAGAAGGGTGAGGAGCGAaagagtgtgtgtgagagaggaaGTGTGGGAAGTTGTGAGGGGTGGGAAGAGTGTGAAACAGTgagagaggaagagttggagtgggaggggaagagagataagagaggaggcttgtgtgtatgtctgtctcaacagcagtttaggGCCCTCAGGCTCGCTTGATCCTAgcacagtgcattctgggaccTGTAGTCTTTGTGCCACACTGCAAGAGGCAGAAGTGTCGGGACACTAGGGGCTGTGGGATTGGGGATGGTGGAGTCTAGAATCTCGCACCAGGTCTTGGGTCGGTGACATTTACAAAGCTCCCCAGAGCTGCACGCTAGGGTGCAGAGAGATCTGAGGGGTTCTCTTTCACCTTCCACCCCACCCTCATTATGTCAGTTGTACCTTATTGTCTCCCAACTTATATTTGAGGTGAAATTCCAGCTGGGTATTTATAGCACTGGAATCCTGGCTTGACTTATAGAAGGCCtcatctgtctcttctccaaatGCCTCTGATTAGAGATGGGGGACACACTCTTGTCACAGGACAGTGAGTAAAGGTGTGACCAAGGGATGGCTCCTTGAAGATCTAGATGCTGATAGTGCCCACTCCAGGGTCCAGTTGGTGGGTGCAGACCCCTCCTGTGTGCCCATGTCTCCGATGTGATGAAGCCCTTTGGCTTGGGTGCTCAGAGACTCTCCTCATTGTCTGTCTCTCATATCCCTGCTGTCTATTGTCCTCCCTTGCTCAGAACAAAGACAGAAACCCTGTCCAGCAAGCAGACGGACAGATACAGAAGACCACGGGGTCTAGGCTTGCCTTCTGGGCTGTCATTTTGTGATGTAACATCTTCTCACCAGAGCCTCGGCGTGTGAAGGTGCTAGGTGTTACAGGGATGCGGATCCAAACCTGCAGGATGTCCGAGCCCCTTAGAAGCTAAGAGAGAGCAACTCCAGGCCACTGACTTGGTTCCAGACCATTCCCAGGGGCAGGAGTTGGCGGGTTGACTCCCATTCTCAGGCACTCTGAATTCCAGGATGCCTTTACCTGGAGAAATAAAGTCTTTAACACTGGAAACTCGGACCTCCTCTCATGAGAGAAGTTATTCTTAAGACATCTGAAGCCAGGAGCTTATCTAAGATTAGGTTCTCTgagagagggcaggagaggaaaAGTGAGGGCAGTAACTAGAGAGAGAGAGCGGGGCGAGGGgggagaggagcaggagggaaaaAGCAGGGACAATAAACAGGGATACAGGGACttctgaggggagagaggggCAAGAGAATAAGGCAAGagttaaaaatgacttaggcatGAGAAATGTACAGAAATAGGTGGGATAGAGTGAAAGAGGATAGTTGAAGGTAAGGGATAGGTTAGGGGGAATCTGCTTTCCTTCCTCAGCTCCTGACACAATGGACGCCTCCTCCCTGCTCTTCTAAATTTGGCCGTAACAGCTGCTGCGGGGTCCTGTCAATGTCACATTCCTCCTCCTATGGCCTCCAAACAATGGCATCGGTGAGAAAATCACTGGCAGCCTGCTTAGAACGGTGCCTGACTCCCCTCTAGCCCAGTACTCTACTGGGGTAAACTTCAGGAAGACGCTCACACTGCTGGAATCTCTCTTCCTCATCCTCTCcaatattccctccctctttccattGTCCCCCCTCCTCTGATCCCTCCTTCCACTCTCCTCCCTCTGTCCAATCTGCCTCCTTTTTCACCCCTAATAAAGTCATTCATGTTACTCGGGATTGCTGTGGGCCACAAGGATGACATAAAACACCTGGAGCCAATCAACTGGTCTGGAGGGCTGGGGGGAATCTGGTGTCCAGTTTCCTGGTCTGGAGCCCTCTCTTCCCTTAGCCGAATGTctgggtggagggggagggggacatTTCTAGTACAAAGCCCAGCTGCCCAGATCCGGGAGCTGTCATTCCATCTCTGTCTCTCCACATCAGCACTTCAGGTAAGAcacctccccatccttctctcaGTACCAGGGATCGCTTGGGCTCAGGATGCCCAGACCCAGGGAAGGCGGCGGGCAGAGGGGTAAATTATCCAGAGTTATACTTCATTTATTCTGACACCCTTTCACCAGTGCATCTGGCTAGATGCTTAGAAATTTTTGAAGGCAAAGCTTGATCGTAGCTGTAGAGAGTACAGAGACTTGAGATGGTCTCATGGCTAGGTAGGATTTTTAATTGGAAAGGAGATGGTCTTGGGtcagggaaaggagataccacaGGAAAGGGATggatccttggggggggggggcgggaagatCTGGGCTAGAGGCAGGTGACAGACTCAGGACAGGGGTGGCTTCAGATGCCGGGTTCCactttaggagtcactgcccaggaaaaggatctatgagtcatcattgaggatacgttgaaaccctcagcacagtgtgcagcggcagctaagaaagcaaatagaatgttaggaattatcaggaaaggaatggaaaacaaagatgaaaatgttataatgcccttatatcgctctatggtatggccgcaccttgaatactatgtgcaattctgggcgccgtatctcaaaaagatatagcagaattagaaaaggtatagagaaggccgataaaaatgattaaaagggatgggacgccttccctatgaggaaaggctaaagtgattaaggctcttcagcttggagaaaagatggctcggggtgatatgacagagatctataaaataatgagtggagtggaaagggtagatgtgaatcgcttgttcattctttccagaaatactaggactagggggcatgcgataagCTACTAAGTAGGAGATTTAaagcaaactggagaaaatatttatttacacaGTGTgacattaaactctggaattcattgctggagaatgtggtggaaTCAGCATAgcaggattttttaaaagagatggataatttcataaaagagaagtctataagtcattattgagatggcttggggaaattcactgcttatacctaggataagcagcataaaatctgctttactcctTGAGATCTGGCtgggtgcttgggacctgggttggccgctgttagaaacaggatagttAGCTTTGATGGGCCTTCGGACtgttccagtatgacaattcttctTAGGGGAAACAGGAGTCAGTGTGCATGGTTGGCTGAGACAGAAGATGGTCTATCTCTTGGACAAATCTGCCCCCTCTTTGTCCTTGAAGAAATGCCATCCATTACTAGGTACGGACAGCCCAGACACTTTCGTTGAATTTTGTTTGTCATGTTTGcagtattagaaacatagaaatacgatggcagataaaattttgGTCGGTCTTTGctttcgttgggggggggggggggggtagtgtcaTTATGGGTGTACCGTCTTCACATAgagcagtggcctcaaactcgcggcccgccaggtcctattttgaggccctcggtatgtttatcataatcacaaaagtaaaataaaacagtttcttgatcatacgtctctttagctataaatggcaatattattaagacttggccaaaaggaaagatttataaactataaagagttttacctcatgcaaaattgtcatttctttaataagacattaactattttttctgaggccctccaagtacctacaaatccagaatgtggccccgcaaagggtttgagttggagaccactggctaaactgtaaccatgacatcctgtttgcctttgggaagcagagctgagattgtgatgtcataatgcctcattccaccaataagagccagcctcatcagtgatgtcacaatggcttgattgtcctgttctcccctctgccctccaacccagccagcagattaactgttccccttaactcagtggtctcaaactcacagcctgccaggtcctattttgaggccctcggtatgtttatcataatgtaatgtaatgtaatgtaatgtaatttatttcttatataccgctacatccgttaggttctaagcggtttacagaaaatatacattaagattagaaataggaaaggtacttgaaaaattcccttactgtcccgaaggctcacaatctaactaaagtacctggagggtaatagagaagtgaaaagtagagttagaggaaaaataaaaataaaataaacattttaacaagattttagtttccagaaaaagggcttcttcagggaagagacttggccgacagtcccaggatgtctatgtctcctcccctgcgatgttctcccatccatgcattccctcccagacacactgcccgtgccccagccgctccaaggaggctgccccagatgaggcccacgatgaatgcaggattctctcctctgcgggaaagccgcccggggccgacagtcgatcttcatagcggattgcagggggggaagagttcacactcttggtaggatcgggtctgtgttctctcggtggttgtggctggtctcgttgctgcttaggtgtaaaagcagtaaaataaaagtttcttgatcatgcgtctctttagctataaatgacaatattattattaagacttagccaaaaggaaagattgataaactataaagagttttacctcatgcaaaattgtcatttctttaaaaagacgTTAACTAtgtttttttgaggccctccaagtatctacaaatccaaaatgtggccctgcaaagggtttgagtttgagaccactgacatagaGTGTGCAGTATTATTGATATACAAAAAAAGAGTTTATTCCATTaggttagagcagtgtttctcaactaggtcctggagtaccccctcgccagtcaggttttcaggaatatgcatgaaagaaattttcaTCTAgtagaggcagtgtatgcaaatcatgtttatgcatattcattgtggatatcctgaaaacctgactggcaagggggtatccTGAACCGAGTTGAGAAAAACTGGGTTGGAAATGTGTCTTATATATGAGTAAATCAATATTCCTGTTAGACCCTACACAACCAAGAACTTGATACCTCTGAAGGCAACATTGGAGACTGTCCCTCTGGGATGAGTCACTCATTAGCTTCGGGTCTTAGGGGACAGGTTGAACACATCGTCTTACTGCCCTGGTTGAATCTACTGGAATTATAGAAAAGCAAAGAAATGCACCAAGTAAGGGAGCACAAAAGCCGGACTTCAGCCAGGCCCAGCCCAGTCATTAGGCAAGACTGGGGCAGCAGCAgtcaaaacaaaagaaataatacAGTAGATAACAGCGGATAAAGACcagcatggtccatctagtccactCAATAAGACAAGCTTATCTTCACTGCTGCACAAATTCACAAAACTAGACTTTTCCCCGTAGGAAGGGTGGACAGTTttcaaataattaatttaatttaaaagcaTGATGTATTGGGGGGAGCAGATTAGGAGCCTGAAAGCTaatttagtgggggggggggggggagaagtgtgTATGGCTGAAGGTTTGTGTAGGACGCCCAGTACTCCAGCCCGCCTGTAGCTCTTTTGCAGATTGCCTCAAGTACTTTCAGAGCGTCGGCTGGAGATTAagtagattgggggggggggggggggagaggccttgAATGACGATGAACAGGATGACCTTGGGACAGGAGTTTCAACCCAGGCCTCAGTACACAtctatctgcaatgaatatgcacaggatacatttgcatacactgcctccattgtatgcaaatttgttCATTCATatgcattatggatatcctgaaaacctgactggcaaggagcaTACGTTGCTCTTCAGGATGCCACTAGAGTCACGTTTCTTCAGGGTGCTGTCTGGTAGGGAGATGTTTAGGGCTCGGTTCTACCTAAAGACCACAGTGAACTGAAGTCACAAAGAGGCAAACTTGTCCAAATGTGGTTAGCTCAACAGAGGTTAAAAACTCAGTGGATGGAGACCTTCTGTAAGGAGTAATAAGAGGTTTTCAGGAGGTTAACACTCAAGAGATATTTCCACCTCTTCTCATACTTTCCATGCCGTGCGGAGAATAAAACCTCTGGTCACATTATTACAAAGCTTTGTGGATAAATGCAGGAAGAGAGGGGTGCTGGATGGGAACAAAATCAAGGATCTTGGATCCTCATCTAGTCAAGAGAGTTGGAAGCATGCTGAAAGCAGGATAGGCTCTTGGATACTTCCTGCCATTGAGGTCAGACTGTATGGACCGAAAGGTCTTTTCTGCTGTCACCTACTTTTGAGTCCCTTTGTCGGTTGCGGGTGTggatgaaggcccccccccccctcccagagctgAAGAACAGATCATGGCACTATCGCTCTTCTCTGGCATGGTGACCTCATCCATTCTCGGTATAAATACCTGCCCTGGGCAATCTCGCTAATCCGTCTGTCTTTTCTGCTCCCATCTGTTCTGAGTTGTTTGCCAAAGCATTGTGAGAGTGTGAGCTTTCCTAAAATAGGTCCTGACAAAGACTGAGTGATTATTTGATGGTGGTGGAAAATAGAGAAGTGGGGGGAGaggctttttctgtcctttgtgTAGCCACCAAAATTCTTCTCCTAAAGAGGAGAGGTCTGGAAGCAGCACAGGGCTAGGAAAGCACTACAGCTGCTTCTGAGGGGGGCAGATTGACAGCTGGGTGGTTGAGGGGGGTAGAGAAAGACCAGGATTTTAGCTGGTTTTGTATCTTACTGTCATGTTTTCTGCCCCTCTGAGAGCAATTGACCACCCCCTTCCCCACACATACATGTCTCCTGGACAGACTGAAATAAGCCGGTCCAGCTTTTAGCTGCCGCCCCAAATCATACTGGGATATGTAGGCTCAGTTTCCATGCGAAAAATACTGGAATGGCAGAACTTCACCAAGCACACACCCACCCAATAGCTGGATGAATCACAGTGACTATGCAAGGGATTCATCTCCATTGCTGAAGACATAGTTTatgcaaattaagaacataagaatggccttactgggtcagaccaatggtccatcaagcccagtagcccgttctcacggtggccaatccaggtcactagtacctgaccaaaacccaaagagtagcatcattccatgctaccgatccagggcaagcagtggcttcccccatgtctttcttaataacagactatggacttttcctccaggaacttgtccaaacctttcttaaaaccagctatgcaatctgctcttaccacatcctctggcaacgtgttccaaagcttaactattctctgagtgaaaattttttcctcctattggtttttaaagtatttccctgtaacttcattgagtgtcccctagtctttgtaatttttgatggagtgaaaaatcgatccacttatacctgttctactccactcaggattttgtagacttcgatcatatctcccctcagccatctcttttccaagttcatacatattcattgtggatctcctgaaaacccCAGTGCCTGAGATATTCCTAGGACTGCTTGGGCAATCAGATCTGTAGGGACCAAAGGTAGGGttaacatatggctccagaaaaaggaggacagattgagccatccaggttttacttccgttgaaagcaagagaagtaaaacctagatgcctcaatctgtcctcctttttctggagccatatagtaatccTAACCATAGGGATGAGGGGAGGATGTAAACAGTAGGTTTGACCCAGCCTGGAGGAGCATGGCATAGGAGAGGGTAAAGGTTTTGTGACATCCCCTGTTCTTTTTCCATAGGTGTCCTCTGCCCACCACCCAACAGCAGTATGTCTGACGCAGAAGACGTAGAGGAGTACGAGTAAGTCAAGCCCTGGGGGAGCACTACAAAGGCAATAGCACAGGGAGTCAGTAATAATACTCATATAGTACAAAACACAGACACCAAGCCAGCAGCACCTGTAATGCAACTCGAGATACATCACTCCCAGTCCCTATAACACACCGTAAGAGACATAATGCCCAGTTCCTATAACACACCATAAGAGACATCTCTCCCAGGCCTTATAACACACCATAAGAGACATCACTCCCAGTCCTTATAACACATCGTAAGAGACATCTCTCCCAGTCCTTATAATACACCGTAAGAGACATCATTCCCAGACCCTTTAACACACCATAAGAGACATCACTCCCAGTCCTTATAATACACCGTAAGAGACATCATTCCCAGACCCTTTAACACACTATAAGAGACATCACTCCCAGTCCCTATAACACACCGTAAGAGACATAATGC
It contains:
- the TNNI3 gene encoding troponin I, cardiac muscle: MADEEEVTYEEEEEEYVEEEEEEIVEEPEPPKPAPPPPPPPIRRRSSANYRSYATEPTVKRKPKISASRKLQLKTLMLQIAKSELDREEEERAQEKERFLAENCERLKMSGVSLSELQELCRQLHSQIDIVDEARYDMETKVNKSIIEIEDLKQKIFDLRGKFKRPQLRRVRLSADAMMRALLGTKHKVSTDLKANLKQVKVVKKEDGEKDIREVGDWRKNVDALSGMEGRKKKFEAPGTGQA